A stretch of the bacterium genome encodes the following:
- a CDS encoding dihydropteroate synthase, protein MIWRLRSTSLNLDRPLLMGVLNLTPDSFSDGGRHADRDAALRRAEQIASEGADLLDIGAESTRPGADPVEPAEEWRRLEPVLRAL, encoded by the coding sequence ATGATTTGGCGACTACGAAGCACGAGTCTCAACCTGGATCGCCCGCTTCTGATGGGCGTCCTCAACCTCACTCCCGATTCTTTTTCCGACGGCGGCCGGCACGCCGATCGAGACGCGGCCTTGCGGCGAGCCGAGCAAATCGCGTCCGAGGGGGCCGACTTGCTCGACATCGGCGCCGAGTCCACCCGGCCCGGCGCCGACCCGGTCGAGCCGGCCGAGGAATGGCGGCGGCTGGAGCCGGTCCTGCGCGCCTTGG